Genomic window (Ctenopharyngodon idella isolate HZGC_01 chromosome 20, HZGC01, whole genome shotgun sequence):
ATAGAACAATTACTGCCCTATAGTTAACGGTTACACACTGCACTAGCTGACAACAACTCTGTCACCCAACGACTCTATCCAGTCCCCAAACCACATTTtgtcacaaatacacacacgaGAAGTGAAACGGGAAATGACAGATACCTAGAGCCgaaactctgatgctttttTTTGTAACGCCACTAGGTGGAGCTTCGGTAGCACAGCCACCATTTTGGagtgaaaatgccaactggacaaCAGATACACAgaaacagacagaatgacaaTGAAAGAGAAGTCAAAGCGGaaaaaagaatgcattttatgcaactttacacatttactattactattattagttattattacTCCACTtggtctgaaatatatattgtatgttttaatcCCCTGGACCACACTACATTCATGATGATCTTATAGAACATGATAGCTGTGTCTGTTATCCCATATTTgccacttttggacacagtgGCTGTGTTTCTTTGTTTACATAGTCTTGCTTTAACAGACATTAATATAAGACAATACTGTAAAAAGTTTACTGTCAAGTTGTTATATTCCTGTTATGTATTTCTTGTCctacattcccaatttttctgatgcatgtccttaatttaatttcatatgccggtattaattcagtgtttataatgctaatacttgaacttcaaagaatttcaACCCAAACTGATatggtttctagagagcaaaggttttgtgaaaaaaggtggcttaaacacaaagtctgtaaaataaactgttaaaaggatttgacgATCactatattttattctgtgttgtcatctttcaggttggatttcagctttaatctatgtttttttttttttttttaaacgaagcagctgatattgccatagagaCAGCAAGAAGCTAGTGGACTGCCAAGTCGCTTTCACTCCAAAATGGCGGAACCGTAAGGCTGCTGCTGAGCactggtgttgcaatggaacgttctattggcTTTCACTTCATGTCAATATAAGTTCTTTGGTTTGCACGAGCAAATGATAACTGAAATATTATACACATATGCAAGCGCCCcttaaacattttaacattctcACTTTACAAGAGAACTGTTGTTTTCTCCGTTCAATGATGTGCCTGATGAATTATTACACAAAAGTTATTCGTTTTGAGAAGCGCACGGACTGCAAATACATtaccaaccaaacaaaaacacattacatCCATGAGTGTTGTTGGGAGTCGCGCTCACGCTGATATCTGATGATCAGTAGCAGtttactaaataaattaaatcattaaataccTATTTACAGTAAGTACTTAACTCAAAAGtaactattaaaaaataaaataactagagAACTGGATGACTAAAATCAGCTTGAAAATGCTATCTCATGAAACAAAGgggaatttaattttttttctggcgTTAATGAGGTATGCAAAGCCACAGAGGTCATAATTTGCCATCAACCAAATGCCTGTTGTCCAGAAAACGCCATATTTTGCAACTTCTTTTCATCTAAAATGCAGCAAAAATGGTGTTTTCTGGACACCAGGCGTTTAATGGTGAATTAAGACATATTaggccaggggtgtccaatcctgctcctggagggctactgtcctgcagagtttagttccaaccctaattaaataCACGTGAACcaactaatcaaggtcttacatAGACTAGAAACCTCcaagcaggtgtgttgaggcaagttggagctaaactctgcaggacagtggccctccaggaccgagtttgcacACCCTTGTATTAGGCCTTCCATACGCTGATGCCTCATTATGgaataaagtcataattcgCCATTAACCAAATGCCTGGTGTCCAGAAAACCctgttttttgcagtgttttagaTGAAAAGACGCCTCAAAATATGCTGTTTTCTGGACGCCGGACATTTGGTTAATGGCGAATTATGACCCATTATGCCTTCTATATCAGCGAGCATCTTTGATGTGTCATTGAGTTGGCGTACGCTAATCACCCAATGATTTCCCCCCAATCACAGCCCGACCAGTCGGCGAGCTCGTTAACTTGCAAATCGGGCATAAATCGGACTTAAAATCCTGTACTGTGAACTTTGCATAAACACCCTCACACTTGATGCaaaagtaatataatactaagtagtgttataaatgtgcatacatttttttttttaaattaaaatataaaaaactttgcaggattacAATATTGATGACCATTAAAAcgtgtcatcacagtctgtgaaaaggatCTACTGCCACTGTGTATACCTAGTATTTTGGTGAAGATCAGACCAACAGCCTAGGTAgagttcgaaaaagtatgtttttatgaaaattcaaaatggtggaaaaAATAAACAGATGGAAATGAAATTTTGTAGAAGTTTACTTAAGGATTCAGGGgaaaataattatgtttcttcTAGCCCTTAGGTTTCCAAAGTTATGATCTAAAACACAAATTGCCTTATTACTAGAATAACAGTTCGGTTTCTCAATCTCAagtcaattaaaataataaagaataagcatcatctttttttctttttttttttactggtaaTTATCCTTGAATgagcaatattattattattattattattattattattattttatttatttttatgcattttattttttatttttttatttagttatttagttattttttgtaCTGGTAGTGTTTATCCCACAGTGCTTTGTGTTTGGGTAACTCTTCTAATAGAATAGTCAAAAACTGTCCCGACAACACTTGACTCGTGGAAAGAGAGTGAAATCAGAGCCATTCCCTCACACCGATTGGACTGCTATATTAGGAACTCACAGGGTGCTTATAAAGTCCGCACTGACACATCATGTTTAATGTTCTGCAACACTGCTGCCTACGCATTTGTAAGCGATACATTTTACGAGTTATTCTGCTACTTTCAGTTCGTGTAACTCTTGATGGCGAACATTCGTAAAAAGCTGGTGGTGGTTGGGGACGGGGCATGTGGAAAAACTTgtcttttaatcgttttcagcAAAGATGAATTTCCAGAGGTTTACGTGCCCACCGTTTTTGAAAACTACGTCGCGGACATTGAAGTGGACACCAAACGAGTTCAGCTGGCTTTATGGGACACGGCGGGGCAAGAGGACTACGACCGCCTTAGACCCTTGTCCTATCCGGACACTGATGTCATTCTCATGTGCTTCTCTGTGGACAGCCCGGACTCTCTGGAAAACATCCCAGAAAAGTGGGTGCCGGAGGTGAGACATTTCTGTCCTAATGTGCCCATTATTTTGGTGGCGAATAAGAAAGATTTGAGGAGCGATCACAATGTGAGAAGTGAGCTGTCAAGAATGAAACAGGAGCCTGTGACAACTGAGGACGGACACGCCATGGCTGCTCGCATCGGAGCGTATGACTACATGGAATGCTCTGCCAAAACCAAGGAGGGGGTTCGGGAAGTGTTTGAGACCGCTACTCGAGCGTCCTTACAGAGGAGATTAAGACCACCCCCTGGTTGTTTGAACTGTTGCCGACTGATGTAAAAGACATTATAATGCGTTAAGTCACAGAatacaatatgtattgtgtctAAAGAGTCAATGTTTCAATGCAATCAAAGTATAGCCTGATCCACTCTAGAGATCAAGAGGCCACCGACCGTCTTTAAAATTTTGCTGATTGATGTGGTTCATGAAATTAGGAGTTTTAACCCACCATTTGGCTTCATACCTTGAGTTTGTAGActtggcagttttttttttttttttttgtgagcatGCTCACTGAAGAAATGGTATTTGCTTTCAGAATATGCCTCACTAAACCATGTTTAGTATTGATTTCGAAAGTTACCCTGTCAAAGTTAAAGGATTTTTAAGGACATTtctattaaaatttttaacatCTCTTAAGGATCAtaataattctttaaaaaaagaaataacatcATAAAATGGAATCCCCGTTAATACACGTTAAGACATTTTCAGTTCTTCGTTGCATCTCAGTGTCTGATGTAGCCTATTTCAGTGTATGATTTTATTTGAGAGGATTCTTGTTTGATAATTTTAGACAGGACCACATTATACTGAATTACATGAAAAAAGTTTGTTGTGATGTGTTAAATATTACCATATAATGAATGTTTCTTTTGTTATGACACTTTTTTCTGTTAATTTAAAGTTTGATAAATTggtaaacaaaaaatgaaatagaGTAGGCCTATAAGAGCATAGGATAAACAAAGATCAGAATTGCTGTGGACATACTAATATGACCGGTCATTTCGTTTATTTGATAAAGAACAATTACTGGATGCCTGTTATTCAGTTTATGAAGTCAAACCAAATATTGGCTAGGCCTACTTTTGAACAGGGGTGTAGCCAGAACTTTTTTCAGGGGTGGCCAGGTAAGACCAAGTGATTTCTTTGGTATGAAAATAGGCCTAAAAATTGATGTGGAATGGAACACACATAAAATGGATTTCATGTAATTGTACCTCAACAAACACTGGTTAAACACTGAATCATGTAATGATTGCATTTTTGCGTGTAGCATAAATTCATAGACAAGGAGTCTCCCACGCAATCCTTCCATAACTGGTAGAGCTCCTTAAGCCTATAGCCGATCAAACAGCTTATAATCATCAGTAAACATCGcaataatgtttaaaagtttttaaatatgcaacagCGTGTTCATTTATATTTTCGTTGCAAACAAATGCAGATGGCTGctcatttatttgtgctatcacAGGATATGTGAGTAATACTGTGAGTGAGCGTGTATAACCATGTAGGCTATACCCTGATATATTTGATAATTTTGTTGCGCTGAACCTTAAGGTTTTTTTTCCATTCCGCTGCTCAaattttcctttgtttttctatgtaaacatgctctTGATGAACGTGTTTCACCGTTGATCCCACGTTTCGCTCTGCAGTGTTTTTGTTTATGCTCGTAAAGCTGCTTTGCCAAGCACGCTCTTGCAGTGTTGCATTGTCCACTTATTATAGGTATCTTTGGGATTGTTATTCTTTCCATATTAAGAGGTGAAGTGACAACTCAGCTGGAGTGTGTACATGGCCTTTTTACCAGTGTCATAGTTCTTTGAACGGAGAAAGGTTAGCTGTTAATGCTGTCAAAATGCTTGCTCAACAGGGGTGGCCAGAGGGATGACCAAGCTTCAATCAAGGTTGGCACTGGCCACACGTAGCTACGCCCCTGACTTTGAACGAGCTATTTTgcttttattcctgtgaatttttTGCTTTCATTATGGGAAAAGCAATGTGAATACATGAGTGGTTAAGCATAGGTAAAGCAATGTGAATACATGGGTGGTTTTGCTAGTAAATGACACATAAGTAaagatgtattttaaaattatgagaGTAGCTGATAGAGACTTTTCCTACTATGGTTCTCAGTTGTTCTTGCTTCACTGGTGACCCAAATAGTGATCCGATTTAACATTTTAGTTCCTTGCATTTTCTTTTACCTTTACATAATCAGAAAATGTGGAAAGCATTATACCTTCCCTTAAAAGCTGATAAGCCTATTTATTATCCTAACTATGCATTATCTTAAGGTTACACAAAAAAGTGAAACAACcatgtcatttatttaaaatgcatttttatatgtatCTAATCAATATaacctgttttgttttcaacgtgatctcatgagataacgtgtgtatttttacgtaaattgtggttctaccacacatacatttacttacgttttcatacacacaaaaacgtacaacattgacgtatttatagcattaaaacgtaaaaatacttacgtattaacagcaaaaaaaaaaacaaaaaaaacgtaaatcatgtaacgtaaagtgtgaatgtatatgaattcccatgtattaatattaaaatcgtggctttaatgatttaacgatgtttttagtcgaatttatttaaaagcagtttactcatctacttaatatgaaataacatttctgttcgtgacttgtgctgctcgtttcggaggattacataatgttaaacaagactacaatttgaaaccttatgaataaaatttctgtaattgtttaaccattttgtaatatttagtttgtttgctgtgagacacagaaggcgttttctcctatgcagcgactgacaatacaaccataagatacaccaaagcacaacataaattcacaaatcacatccattttatttgttcgctgtactccaaatctttagaatccatatgtttgtaagtaacagatccaaattcagccctttgtccagtgatcttcatcttcattctcagcaacagcaaccgtcacagtcaaagctcgcgctcgttatgattcaaatttgaaagtagcgccaccctcgagaagcgttacgacatggtttacggcactgatatcgaacgctcattggttatcacctgcttcgtcacagattgcgacatgccgtgtttcagtggattgacatttgaaatgagtgcgcgcct
Coding sequences:
- the LOC127502742 gene encoding rho-related GTP-binding protein RhoB gives rise to the protein MANIRKKLVVVGDGACGKTCLLIVFSKDEFPEVYVPTVFENYVADIEVDTKRVQLALWDTAGQEDYDRLRPLSYPDTDVILMCFSVDSPDSLENIPEKWVPEVRHFCPNVPIILVANKKDLRSDHNVRSELSRMKQEPVTTEDGHAMAARIGAYDYMECSAKTKEGVREVFETATRASLQRRLRPPPGCLNCCRLM